The following coding sequences are from one Haemophilus haemolyticus window:
- the glpQ gene encoding glycerophosphodiester phosphodiesterase: MKLKTLALSLLAAGVLAGCSSHSSSMANTQMKSDKIIIAHRGASGYLPEHTLESKALAFAQHADYLEQDLAMTKDGRLVVIHDHFLDGLTDVAKKFPHRHRKDGRYYVIDFTLKEIQSLEMTENFETKDGKQAQVYPGRFPLWKSHFRIHTFEDEIEFIQGLEKSTGKKVGIYPEIKAPWFHHQNGKDIAAETLKVLKKYGYDKKTDMVYLQTFDFNELKRIKTELLPKMGMDLKLVQLVAYTDWKETQEKDAKGKWVNYDYDWMFKPGAMAEVVKYADGVGPGWYMLVDKEQSKPGNIVYTPLVKELAQYKVELHPYTVRKDALPEFFTDVNQMYDALLNKSGATGVFTDFPDTGVEFLKGKK; encoded by the coding sequence ATGAAACTTAAAACCTTAGCGCTTTCTTTATTAGCAGCTGGCGTACTTGCAGGTTGTAGCAGCCATTCATCAAGCATGGCAAACACCCAAATGAAATCAGACAAAATCATTATTGCTCACCGTGGTGCTAGCGGTTATTTACCAGAGCATACTTTAGAATCTAAAGCACTTGCGTTTGCACAGCACGCTGATTATTTAGAGCAAGATTTAGCAATGACTAAAGATGGTCGTTTAGTGGTTATTCACGATCACTTTTTAGATGGCTTGACTGATGTAGCGAAAAAATTCCCACATCGTCACCGTAAAGATGGTCGTTACTATGTCATCGACTTTACCTTAAAAGAAATTCAAAGTTTAGAAATGACAGAAAACTTTGAAACCAAAGATGGCAAACAAGCACAAGTTTATCCTGGTCGTTTCCCACTTTGGAAATCACACTTCAGAATTCACACCTTTGAAGATGAAATTGAATTTATCCAAGGCTTGGAAAAATCTACTGGCAAAAAAGTAGGTATTTATCCAGAAATCAAAGCACCTTGGTTCCACCATCAAAATGGCAAAGATATTGCCGCTGAAACGCTCAAAGTGTTGAAAAAATATGGCTATGATAAGAAAACCGATATGGTTTACTTACAAACTTTCGACTTTAATGAGTTAAAACGTATCAAAACTGAATTACTTCCAAAAATGGGCATGGATTTGAAATTAGTTCAATTAGTGGCTTATACAGATTGGAAAGAAACGCAAGAAAAAGATGCGAAAGGTAAATGGGTAAACTACGATTACGATTGGATGTTTAAACCAGGTGCAATGGCAGAAGTGGTGAAATATGCTGATGGTGTTGGTCCAGGTTGGTATATGTTAGTAGATAAAGAACAATCTAAACCAGGCAACATTGTATACACACCATTAGTAAAAGAGCTTGCTCAATACAAAGTTGAACTTCACCCATACACAGTGCGTAAAGACGCATTGCCAGAATTCTTCACAGATGTAAATCAAATGTACGATGCATTATTGAATAAATCAGGTGCAACAGGCGTATTTACTGATTTCCCAGATACTGGCGTGGAATTCTTAAAAGGGAAAAAATAA
- a CDS encoding MIP/aquaporin family protein yields the protein MDKSLKANCIGEFLGTALLIFFGVGCVAALKVAGASFGLWEISIMWGMGVALAVYATAGLSGAHLNPAVTIALWKFACFDGKKVIPYIISQMLGAFFAAALVYGLYRNVFIDYETAHNIVRGTQESLSLAGTFSTYPHPSLSIGGAFAVEFVITAILMALIMALTDDGNGVPRGPLAPLLIGVLIAVIGGAMGPLTGFAMNPARDFGPKFFAYLAGWGELALTGGREIPYFIVPMIVPVLGALAGAWLYKKAIGGNLPCNCGCE from the coding sequence ATGGATAAATCATTAAAAGCGAACTGTATTGGCGAGTTTTTAGGTACAGCCTTATTGATTTTCTTTGGTGTGGGCTGCGTTGCAGCACTAAAAGTAGCAGGCGCTAGTTTTGGCTTGTGGGAAATCAGCATTATGTGGGGGATGGGCGTTGCACTTGCAGTATATGCAACAGCGGGTTTATCTGGCGCACATTTAAACCCTGCAGTAACCATTGCCCTTTGGAAATTTGCTTGCTTTGATGGCAAAAAAGTAATTCCTTACATCATTTCACAAATGCTCGGCGCATTCTTTGCTGCAGCATTAGTTTATGGCTTATACCGCAATGTTTTTATCGATTATGAAACAGCCCACAACATTGTTCGTGGTACACAAGAAAGTTTAAGCCTTGCGGGTACATTCTCCACTTATCCTCATCCAAGTTTAAGCATTGGTGGAGCCTTTGCTGTGGAATTTGTGATTACTGCAATTCTTATGGCATTAATTATGGCATTAACTGACGATGGTAACGGTGTGCCTCGTGGTCCGCTTGCCCCATTATTAATCGGTGTATTAATTGCGGTTATCGGTGGTGCTATGGGCCCATTAACAGGTTTTGCCATGAATCCAGCACGTGACTTCGGACCAAAATTCTTTGCTTACCTAGCAGGCTGGGGCGAACTCGCTTTAACTGGCGGACGCGAAATCCCTTATTTTATCGTTCCAATGATTGTACCTGTTTTAGGCGCATTAGCTGGTGCATGGTTATACAAAAAAGCAATTGGCGGCAATTTACCTTGTAATTGCGGCTGCGAATAA
- the glpK gene encoding glycerol kinase GlpK gives MTDKKYIIALDQGTTSSRAVLLDHNANVVEIAQREFTQIYPRAGWVEHNPMEIWATQSSTLNEVVAKAGITSDEIAAIGITNQRETTIVWEKATGTPVYNAIVWQCRRTADITDKLKADGHEEYIRNTTGLVVDPYFSGTKVKWILDNVEGAREKAERGELLFGTVDTWLVWKLTQGRVHVTDYTNASRTMLFNIHTKQWDDKMLEILNIPRSMLPEVRNSSEIYGQTNIGGKGGVRIPVAGIAGDQQAALYGHLCVHAGQAKNTYGTGCFMLLHTGNKAITSKNGLLTTIACNAKGEPEYALEGSVFIAGASIQWLRDELKIVHDSFDSEYFAQKVTDSNGVYVVPAFTGLGAPYWDPYARGAIFGLSRGANRNHIVRATLESIAYQTRDVLEAMQSDSGERLQYLRVDGGATNNNFLMQFQADILDVNVERPVVKEVTALGAAYLAGLATGFWKDLDELRDKARVERTFSPDSDNEKRERRYKGWKKAVKRSLEWAKEDEE, from the coding sequence ATGACAGACAAAAAATACATCATTGCATTAGACCAAGGCACAACAAGCTCTCGCGCAGTATTATTAGATCATAATGCGAATGTGGTTGAAATTGCACAACGTGAATTTACCCAAATCTATCCTCGAGCTGGATGGGTAGAACATAATCCAATGGAAATTTGGGCAACTCAAAGCTCAACCTTAAACGAAGTCGTTGCTAAAGCGGGTATTACATCTGATGAAATTGCTGCTATCGGTATCACCAACCAACGTGAAACCACAATTGTATGGGAAAAAGCAACCGGTACACCTGTTTACAACGCTATCGTATGGCAATGTCGCCGAACAGCAGACATTACCGATAAATTAAAAGCCGATGGTCATGAAGAATACATTCGTAATACCACTGGATTAGTGGTTGACCCTTACTTCTCTGGTACAAAAGTAAAATGGATTTTGGATAACGTTGAAGGTGCTCGAGAAAAAGCAGAACGAGGCGAATTATTATTTGGTACCGTTGATACTTGGCTTGTATGGAAATTGACTCAAGGTCGAGTGCACGTAACCGATTACACCAACGCATCTCGTACCATGTTATTCAACATTCATACCAAACAATGGGACGACAAGATGCTTGAAATCTTGAATATTCCACGTTCAATGTTACCTGAAGTACGCAACTCTTCTGAAATTTACGGCCAAACCAATATCGGTGGTAAAGGCGGTGTTCGTATTCCTGTTGCAGGGATTGCAGGTGATCAACAAGCTGCTCTTTACGGACATCTTTGCGTACATGCAGGCCAAGCCAAAAACACTTATGGAACAGGATGCTTTATGTTGCTCCACACAGGTAACAAAGCCATTACATCCAAAAATGGACTTCTCACAACCATTGCTTGTAATGCAAAAGGCGAACCAGAATATGCCTTAGAAGGCTCTGTATTTATCGCAGGTGCATCAATCCAATGGCTCAGAGATGAACTCAAAATTGTTCACGATAGTTTTGACTCTGAATACTTTGCCCAAAAAGTGACTGATAGTAATGGCGTATATGTTGTTCCAGCTTTCACGGGCTTAGGTGCACCATATTGGGATCCATATGCGCGCGGTGCAATTTTTGGTCTTTCTCGCGGTGCAAACCGTAATCATATTGTTCGTGCAACCTTAGAATCTATTGCTTACCAAACCCGTGATGTCTTAGAGGCTATGCAATCAGATTCGGGTGAACGCCTACAATATCTCCGTGTAGATGGTGGCGCGACAAACAATAACTTCTTAATGCAATTCCAAGCTGACATTTTAGATGTAAATGTTGAACGCCCTGTCGTGAAAGAAGTAACTGCTCTAGGCGCAGCTTATCTTGCTGGTTTAGCAACAGGCTTCTGGAAAGATTTAGACGAGCTTCGCGATAAAGCCCGAGTAGAACGCACATTCAGTCCAGACAGCGACAATGAAAAACGCGAACGTCGCTACAAAGGCTGGAAAAAAGCAGTTAAACGCTCATTAGAATGGGCAAAAGAAGATGAAGAATAA
- the gpt gene encoding xanthine phosphoribosyltransferase: protein MSEKYVVTWDMFQMHARKLSERLLPASQWKGIIAVSRGGLFPAAVLARELGLRHIETVCIASYHDHNNQGELQVLHAAQVPNGGEGFIVVDDLVDTGNTARAIRQMYPNAKFVTVFAKPAGAELVDDYVIDIPQNTWIEQPWDLGLTFVPPLSRK from the coding sequence ATGAGCGAAAAATATGTGGTGACTTGGGATATGTTCCAAATGCATGCCCGCAAATTATCTGAACGTTTACTTCCTGCTTCTCAATGGAAAGGTATTATTGCGGTGAGCCGTGGTGGTTTATTTCCAGCAGCTGTTTTGGCTCGTGAGTTAGGCCTTCGTCATATTGAGACTGTTTGTATCGCAAGCTATCACGATCATAACAATCAAGGTGAATTACAAGTTCTTCATGCAGCCCAAGTGCCAAATGGCGGCGAAGGATTTATCGTAGTAGATGATTTAGTTGATACGGGTAATACTGCGCGTGCGATTCGTCAAATGTACCCTAATGCAAAATTTGTGACGGTATTTGCAAAACCTGCAGGTGCGGAATTAGTGGATGATTACGTGATTGATATTCCACAAAATACTTGGATTGAGCAACCTTGGGATTTGGGTTTAACCTTTGTTCCACCTCTCTCTAGAAAATAA